ATCATTACCTATATACATACCCATCGCACCTCCTATAGGATATGCAGCTCCATCGGCAACAACCACATCCCCTATATCTATATGTGACACCAACGCACCCGTGCTTCCCAATCTCACAATATATTTTGCTCCAAGCATATGTAGCTCTTCAAAGACTATTGCAGCCGAAGGACCTCCCACACCATGCGTTGCTATAGTGAGGGGCTCCCCCATATAGAGCCCTGTATATATTAAGAAACCTCTATACTCATTCACAAGCCTTGGCTTTTCAAGTATTGTTGATGATAATACCCTAGCCCTATTAGGATCACCAACAGCTATAACCCTAGGCGATATATCCTCTCTACTAGCTAGAATATGTAGGGGCTTCCTCTCACCCCCCATCGCTTCTCCCAACATCATGTTATATAGGCTCTAATAAGGTAGTGGTGCTTCACTAGACAATATCTTATGCTAATATATTGCCTCTAAGATCTAAAAATATTTAGAGGAAGGAGGGTAGAGTGGGATATCTCCTAGGAGGTTTTGGAAAGGAGATCTCTTCATCTCTATGTGTAAGATGTAAAGGCTATAAGATGCTCTGCGGACTACCAAGATGCCCCTTAATAGTGAGGTTAAGGGCACAGGCAAAGGTATATGTTAAGATTGTTGGAAGAGATGTTGAAGGTTCTACACCTCCAAGTGGTGTTGTTGGTGAGAAGGACTACCCGGTGGTACCTGTGTTAATAGGTATACCACCTGGTGTTATCGGTGATGAGGCCTCTATATATGATTCCCCTGAAAAATGGTGGGGTGTCAAGTCTCTGGAAGATATAATAGAGCTTAGATCAAGTGTTGTAGCAGCATTAATAAAAGCTGATGTTAGGAATTACCAGAGGTTAATAGATCTTGAGATACCCTTTGCAATGGTATCGTCAAAACCAGTTGATACAGAGGCTAGCCTTGCTAGAGCTCCCACCCCTGTAAAGACACTAGATCCTATAATAACACCCCACGGCCTCTTAGCAGTAGCTGATAGGGTTAGGGTAAACAGTAACCCCAGCATACCTAGAAGTGTTGAGAAGATCTATGGTGATGAGTTGAGAGCATCAGAAGCTATATGGGAGTTATATATGGGGGGTGTCTCAATATATACAATACAGAGAGCTCTATCCTTCGGCCTTCTAGGTCTTCCTAGGAATAGAAGGCTTGTCCCCACTAGATGGGCTATAACAGCTGTTGATAGTGTTATATCATCTAAGCTTCTGAGATCTATTAGGACATATAGCTCTGTAAACGATATAGAGCTATACCGAGGAGAATATCTAGGAAACAGGTTTTGGGTTATAATACAGCCAGGTCCATATAGCTTTGAGTGGATAGAGATCTGGCATCCTAACACGATATTTACAGAGGGGGGAAGAGAACCGATTGTTATAAGAAATAGAGAGGGTTTCAGTGGAGAGCCTCTCTTCATGGATGGAGGATACCACGCAGCTAGGTTAGCTGTTCTAGAACATCTTTATAGAAGAGGTAGGAGGGCATCGATAATTGTTGTAAGGGAGATCACACCAAGATACTATGCCAGCGTGGGTAACTGGCACATAAGGGAGACGGTTAGAAGGATTCTGGAAAAATCTCCGGAGAAGGTATCCACAATATCAGAGGCTATATCTACTGTAGAGAGTGAACTGCTAGCAAATATGATCAGGCTGGGAGATAAGGCTCGTGGAAGGCAGCAGACCCTTGATAGATACCTCGGGCCGAAATGATCCTAGTCCATTCTAACTTACTTGTGACAATAGATGTATTCCTAGTAATTCCTTTCCTTTGCTCCAGCTATTTCTCTACTCCTCAGGCTGCTCTGGCTCTTCCTCCTTCTCCACTAGATCTAGGAAGATCTCATAGTATTCTTCCTTCTCCTGCTCCAGCTCTTCAATGCTTCTAGATATACCTCTAGCCTCGCTAATCTTAGATGTTGTTTTAACCCTTAAGCTTCTATCTGTCTCCCTAGATATTGTGTATCCCCTTAAAGCGTCTCCCGACGCCTTTTTCTCATATCCACATTTGCTGCATTTGAGATACACACTCTCCCCTTTCTTAGTTGGCATCATAACTCCTCCGCATTTGGGGCAAAATTCCATCTC
This genomic interval from Sulfolobales archaeon contains the following:
- a CDS encoding purine-nucleoside phosphorylase, with translation MGGERKPLHILASREDISPRVIAVGDPNRARVLSSTILEKPRLVNEYRGFLIYTGLYMGEPLTIATHGVGGPSAAIVFEELHMLGAKYIVRLGSTGALVSHIDIGDVVVADGAAYPIGGAMGMYIGNDSFYPASPDIELTYLIYKRLLNSRGYRVYIGAVYSSDAFYAENPEFVSKWASRNVLSVEMECATLFTISRLRGMRSACVLVVSDNLVKGVSVLSSLDVLRERFIEVGRAIADILVEFKG
- a CDS encoding Nre family DNA repair protein, whose protein sequence is MGYLLGGFGKEISSSLCVRCKGYKMLCGLPRCPLIVRLRAQAKVYVKIVGRDVEGSTPPSGVVGEKDYPVVPVLIGIPPGVIGDEASIYDSPEKWWGVKSLEDIIELRSSVVAALIKADVRNYQRLIDLEIPFAMVSSKPVDTEASLARAPTPVKTLDPIITPHGLLAVADRVRVNSNPSIPRSVEKIYGDELRASEAIWELYMGGVSIYTIQRALSFGLLGLPRNRRLVPTRWAITAVDSVISSKLLRSIRTYSSVNDIELYRGEYLGNRFWVIIQPGPYSFEWIEIWHPNTIFTEGGREPIVIRNREGFSGEPLFMDGGYHAARLAVLEHLYRRGRRASIIVVREITPRYYASVGNWHIRETVRRILEKSPEKVSTISEAISTVESELLANMIRLGDKARGRQQTLDRYLGPK
- a CDS encoding DNA-directed RNA polymerase subunit M, translating into MEFCPKCGGVMMPTKKGESVYLKCSKCGYEKKASGDALRGYTISRETDRSLRVKTTSKISEARGISRSIEELEQEKEEYYEIFLDLVEKEEEPEQPEE